In the genome of Cryptococcus neoformans var. neoformans B-3501A chromosome 5, whole genome shotgun sequence, the window aagcttcttctgctggCCCTTCAAACGACGCCCAATCTCCCGAATCTCAAAAAGTGACACTTCTCGAAGCCGAGTTGGAAAAGGCGAGAAAAGACCTTGCAGCGATGCAGTTGTTGGTCACCAAGACTATTGGATTGGAGGACGACGAGTCCATGGAGAGACAAGTCAAGGTggatgggaaaggaaagggcaaggcgGTTGCAAGGGATGATGACACGCATTATTTTCATTCTTACGAGGAGAATGGTGAGGATTGTCCCTGCCCTTCTTTCAGAGATATATTTTCGCTAATACGCCATTAGACATTCACGAGATCATGCTCAAGGATACTGTCCGAACAGTTTCTTATGCCCGCTTCCTTTTATCGAACCCTCAAGTTTTCAAGGGTGCTGTTGTGATGGATGTTGGATGTGGTACCGGTATCTTGTCCAGTGAGTCCCAACTCTCGAGTCACCAAGACGGATCTAGCTGATAATCTGTACCAGTGCTCGCTGCCAAAGCTGGAGCCAAGCATGTGTATGCGATAGAAGCCTCCGGACTGGCCGTCAAGGCTCGGGAAAACATTCAAAAGAATGGGTTTGCCGATGTGATCACCGTCATCCAAGgcaaggtggaggatgtcCAGCTACCTGTCAAGGAAGTGGACGTTATCGTTAGCGAGTGGATGGGTTACATGTTGCTCTACGAATCCATGCTTGACTCCGTCTTGGTGTACGTGCTGCAGTTTGACGCTTGAAAGCCTACTTGCTGACTCTCCGAACAGCGCTCGCGACCGATTCCTTGCGCCCAACGGTCTCATGGCTCCTTCTCAAACACGCCTTGTTCTCAGTGCCATCACCGGAGACCGCGTTTGCCGCGAAAGAGTCAACTTTTGGAACTCTGTGTACGGTTTCGACCTTTCCACGATGAACGCGGTCGGTTTCGACGAGGGTCTCACTGAAGTTGTCGAtaaggaggaggttgtgACTACCGAGTCGATCGTCCGCGACATCAACTCTCACAATGCTACCGTCAAGTCCCTCGATTtccactcttccttcactCTCTCCGCAACATCAGCGACGCCAACCACCGTCCGCGCTTTTCTCACTCACTTTgacaccttcttctcccctctcGGTGGCGATGCTTCTCACTTCCCCCCTAGCTACCCTGTCGACATTCGACAGTTTGGTGATGACGAGTACACATGTCCTGTAGAGCCGCTCACCCCCTCTTCTGGAAAGACGGGAGTCGAAGTGAGTTTTACCACCGGTCCTGGAGGCAAATACACCCACTGGAAACAGgtcgtctttcttcttcgcaaGCCTATCGAGCTTGCCCCTGGAGAGGAGATTGTGGGTCAGTTCAGGTGCAAAAAGTCAGACACCAACTCGCGAGAACTGGATGTGGAGATTCATTGGGccaaggggaagaagggggaggcAGGGGAGAGAACATATACTGTGCAGGCCTACAAGGTCCGTTAGATGCATAGATTTCATGTGTAGTTGCAAGTCCCCCAGTGCTGGTGTGTGGTGTCGGGGCATGCCGCAGATGTGATACCGCGCCTCATTACATAACGCCGTGTGATGTTTCTGAAACGCCGCTCTCTTGACTTTCTTTGCTGCATGCTCTGAAATCTCGCACGACCTCCGCCATACCAAAAAAGTTCccgccttctcccctcccccGCTGCCCCTCCCTTCGCCCCGCCCCGCCCGCCCCGCCAGAAACACGTGCCATGGCTCTCCCGTCCTCCTCGTGCACGTCCCTCCGGAGATCAGCCCCGGGTATCACCTCCACTCTCCTCAGCCGTCTCCCTGCACGCGGTCAGTCCTCCCCCCCTGCCCCCGCCCACCCACTCATCTGCCCAGCAGCACGGGCCTATGCCTCCCCAGCGGCggcctcctccgcctcttcctcctacccGCCGCCCCCATTACCCTCCAGCACAAGCAGCACAACTCCCCAGGCCGCCCAGTCTTACCTCGCAAGCCTATTTTCCCTCCCGCCTTCCCGCCAGTTCTCCCCAGCGCTTGCTCTCCAAATCCTCACCCACAAGTCCTACCGATTCGCCCACCCCGTCCGGCATTCTCCGTCCCTCTCCGACGCCCAATCGTCGATAGGCCCGGAAAGTTCTGCACCCCATAACGCCCGTCTTGCTTTCCTTGGACGTAGGGCGTTATCGACTTACCTGGCGCTGTTTGTGCATGAGGCGTATGGATCATCGGGTGCGTTGCGTGAGCAGGGATCTGACTTTTTgagaggaaaagagttggaagagagattgaCTGCGTTGAGGCATGTGAACAACTTGGGCAGAATGGTCGGCGGTGAATGGAGAGTGGAAGATGTTTTGCGATGGGATCGGAATCAGGTGTGTCGAGTTTCGGTTTTCTTTGgagagaacaagaagattgagaaaAATTACTAATCCGATATGCAGACTTCTCAGGCCAGTGGAAACCTTTCTGTCAAGGGCCAAACGGTCGAAGCTATCCTCGGTGGTGTCTTTACTCAATTCGGTTCTCCAGCAGCACACCGTGCATTCCATCTCCACGTATTGCCCAAATTTGTCAGCCAGTTGAGGGATCCGTACTTggtggaaaaggtcgaGACCGTCAGGGAGCAGTTGGAAAACGAGTTTGGCAGGGGTATTTTGCCGAGAGAATAGTCACAGCATGGATCAGCATTGCATTGATGAGTGGGttttgaagagatggcCGGTTGTTTGATTATACGGGTCATGGCTTCTCCGTGCCCAAGATCAAGTTCAAAAAGTTGGAAAACAGGTCCCCAAGGCACCAAATGGGGGAGAATGGAGGGAAGCTGACGATCGTC includes:
- a CDS encoding hypothetical protein (Match to ESTs gb|CF194893.1|CF194893, gb|CF184222.1|CF184222, gb|CF183765.1|CF183765) — encoded protein: MALPSSSCTSLRRSAPGITSTLLSRLPARGQSSPPAPAHPLICPAARAYASPAAASSASSSYPPPPLPSSTSSTTPQAAQSYLASLFSLPPSRQFSPALALQILTHKSYRFAHPVRHSPSLSDAQSSIGPESSAPHNARLAFLGRRALSTYLALFVHEAYGSSGALREQGSDFLRGKELEERLTALRHVNNLGRMVGGEWRVEDVLRWDRNQTSQASGNLSVKGQTVEAILGGVFTQFGSPAAHRAFHLHVLPKFVSQLRDPYLVEKVETVREQLENEFGRGILPRE